One Mycobacterium paraseoulense genomic window, GCGCCGGGAAATGAGCGAACGAGTGTTTGCTGGGATCTCTAAGAGGAGCGGCCTGCCGGCGCGTGGCGGAGGAGCCGGGCGGCTAGGCCCACTGCCCGAATTGCGGCTTGAGGATTTCGTTGATGTCCACACCCACCCCGCCGACACTGCGTTTGTCGATCTCGACCTGGTGCAGATGGGCGGCCGGGTGCGTGAATCCCTTGGGCGAGCCCCAGTTGTGCTGCCAGAAGTAGGAGCCCAAGCCGTCGTGCAGCGCCCAGTCGATGGTCTTCGAATTGGCGTACACACCTGTGCGCTGATGTCCGATCACGGACTCCCAGGACCGCAGGTAGGGCGCGATCTGCTGTTTGTACTGGTCGTAGGACGGGTCGTCGTCGATCGAGGCGTAGATCGGGGCGCTGGCCGGCCCGCCCGCGGCGGCGTGCAGTTGCATCCCGCGCTGCGCGTGCTGGAGTCCGGCGTTGGCTCCGCCGAGCCAATCGGCGGTGTTGCCCTTGCCGTACTGGTAACAGGAGACGATTTTCAGTCCGTTGCTGTTGAGGTCGCGAGCCTCGGCGAACTGAATGGGCTTGCCGAGCATCCAGTTGCCGCCGGGGCGCCGGTCCGACACATACCTGATCGAGCCGACCGCGCCTGCGGCCCTGATCTGGCTGGCCGGAATGACCCCGGCCGCGTAGTCCAACAGGGTGCCGAGCGACGCCGACGCGGGCACCGGACGCAGCGACGTCCCTGCGACGCCCAGGCCCACCAGGGCGGGTGCCGCGGCCGCCAACCTCAGCAGGTCGCGTCGCGAAACCGATGGCACAAGCGACAGAGTACGACAGGAACACCATCTGACACATTGACCACACTGATCACATCTGCATCACAGTGCCGCATCGTGGGTTTGAGGCCGCGTCGTCGCGGGCAGCACGATGACGCTCACGGTCTCCAGGCCGAGGCGAGCGGTCTGATGGGCGATCTCGTCGAGGAAGTGCGCGGCCGCCGGGTTGATCGATCCCGCCCAGGCCCGGAACCCCTGCACGATCACTGGGTCGCGTTCCAGAGCCGGCTGTACCGCCCGAAGCACGCCGACCACGTCGTCGGGCAATGGATCGGCCAGCTGCTGGTCGATCCATCTGCGCGCCAGTTCCGTCGCCGCCACCCGATCGTCACCCAACCCGACCACGTCGCCGGCGAGGTCGCGCAAGCGGTCGAACAGCACCCGGCGTCCGGGCGTCTCGGCCAGCTGCGCCAGCAAGGTGCTGGCCGCCGCCGGCAGGACCATCTGCCCGAAGAGCACCGGAACCGGCAGGTCCCATTCCCGGAAGAGGTCGGCGTACATGGTGGCGATGGGAGCCGACAACGGCGCGC contains:
- a CDS encoding DUF1906 domain-containing protein — translated: MPSVSRRDLLRLAAAAPALVGLGVAGTSLRPVPASASLGTLLDYAAGVIPASQIRAAGAVGSIRYVSDRRPGGNWMLGKPIQFAEARDLNSNGLKIVSCYQYGKGNTADWLGGANAGLQHAQRGMQLHAAAGGPASAPIYASIDDDPSYDQYKQQIAPYLRSWESVIGHQRTGVYANSKTIDWALHDGLGSYFWQHNWGSPKGFTHPAAHLHQVEIDKRSVGGVGVDINEILKPQFGQWA
- a CDS encoding MerR family transcriptional regulator → MAEQLLIGDVTALTGIAPGRIRHYEKIGLLRAEHLSNGYRVFDVEQVLDLLRIDLMRSLGVSINDIQRLIAGGRTTLAGVLDEHRTLLLRQRDRLDQLIAAIDRSRAESRAAADCPAPDVSEDILRRLATTHRDSIGVIGRLSAPLSAPIATMYADLFREWDLPVPVLFGQMVLPAAASTLLAQLAETPGRRVLFDRLRDLAGDVVGLGDDRVAATELARRWIDQQLADPLPDDVVGVLRAVQPALERDPVIVQGFRAWAGSINPAAAHFLDEIAHQTARLGLETVSVIVLPATTRPQTHDAAL